From a region of the Panicum virgatum strain AP13 chromosome 2K, P.virgatum_v5, whole genome shotgun sequence genome:
- the LOC120696031 gene encoding BURP domain-containing protein 14-like: MASPRRAHLLLTIAVVLLLLCHLGRALPLPSPSPPPSNAASPSYPPPAPPVPKLPRGLPRIIPAWPLPVNPFTAKAAFIRYWNRKVRGNRPHPAFFFAKLSPLSAPDAAAFSTLASAGKLASRIRDFCAAASLFCPSTPAASWSAASSSSSAEGAGGGAASSGASGGATAAGSPAPFKNYENGNFSSYGNSGGGGADQFAVYSSGKSGPVDSFKRYGKGSLGRNDSFTNYEVGGNVGTSSFSSYTGGATGGAGEFAGYAGQTNTVAATFAAYDSGGNGRAHEFAAYAQDANSGVESFTSYGKAANGAAESFKTYANNSNTIASGFITYGEKANGFNDSFASYGLDGNAPENTFRSYASGSNAAVDDFKGYRDQANIGDDSFTSYASNANGAEAGFDSYGRSTSPGSVAFKGYGQGSNPNHRIGFAHYSGYNTTFKAYSNEGVEFKEYQNMSEMEVSKTAAAATAAGHMQPRWSPEPGKFFRERDLMMGNRMPMPDIADKMPHRAFLPRDIAAKIPFEEGAVAALFGAAPGTAMRQAVASTVAECARAPSRRETKRCATSAEDVVDFAVEMLGGGGGGGGVAVRSTESAAGGGRDVRLGRIAGVGGGGVTRSVSCHQSLFPYLVYYCHSVPHVRLYEADILDVDSNRKINHGVAICHLDTSDWSPSHGAFVALGGKPGEIEVCHWIFQGDMTWTLVD, encoded by the coding sequence ATGGCGTCCCCTCGCCGCGCTCACCTCCTCCTGACCATCGCCGTTGTGCTGCTGCTACTCTGCCATCTGGGTCGTGCATTGCCATTGCCTtcaccttcgccgccgccgtcgaacgCCGCGTCGCCGTCCTACCCTCCTCCGGCACCGCCCGTGCCGAAGCTGCCGCGCGGCCTGCCACGGATCATACCGGCGTGGCCGCTGCCGGTGAACCCGTTCACGGCGAAGGCGGCGTTCATCCGGTACTGGAACCGCAAGGTGCGCGGCAACCGTCCGCACccggccttcttcttcgccaAGCTGTCCCCGCTCTCGGCCCCCGACGCGGCCGCGTTCTCCACCCTGGCCTCCGCGGGGAAGCTGGCCTCCCGCATCCGCGACTTCTGCGCCGCGGCGTCGCTGTTCTGCCCATCCACCCCCGCGGCGTCCTGGTCGgccgcgtcgtcgtcctcgtccgcggagggcgccggcggcggcgccgcctcctccggcgccagcggcggcgccactgCAGCTGGCTCCCCCGCGCCGTTCAAGAACTACGAGAACGGCAACTTCAGCAGCTACggcaacagcggcggcggcggcgccgaccagTTCGCTGTCTACTCGAGCGGGAAGAGCGGCCCCGTCGACTCGTTCAAGCGCTACGGCAAGGGCTCGCTGGGGCGGAACGACTCCTTCACCAACTACGAGGTCGGGGGCAACGTCGGGACATCCAGCTTCAGCTCGTAcaccggcggcgccaccggcggcgccggggagtTCGCGGGGTACGCCGGGCAGACGAACACGGTGGCCGCGACCTTCGCTGCCTACGACTCCGGCGGCAATGGGCGCGCGCACGAGTTCGCGGCGTACGCGCAGGACGCCAACTCCGGCGTGGAGAGCTTCACCAGCTACGGCAAGGCCGCCAACGGCGCCGCCGAGTCGTTCAAGACCTACGCCAACAACTCCAACACGATCGCCTCCGGCTTCATCACCTACGGCGAGAAGGCCAACGGCTTCAACGACTCGTTCGCGTCCTACGGCCTCGACGGGAACGCCCCCGAGAACACGTTCCGGAGCTACGCCTCCGGGAGCAACGCCGCGGTCGACGACTTCAAGGGGTACAGGGACCAGGCCAACATCGGCGACGACAGCTTCACCTCCTACGCGAGCAACGCCAACGGCGCGGAGGCCGGCTTCGACAGCTACGGCAGGTCGACCAGCCCCGGGAGCGTGGCGTTCAAGGGCTACGGCCAGGGCTCCAACCCCAACCACCGCATCGGCTTCGCGCACTACTCCGGCTACAACACCACGTTCAAGGCCTACTCCAACGAAGGCGTCGAGTTCAAGGAGTACCAGAACATGTCAGAGATGGAGGTATccaagacggcggcggcggcgacggcggccgggcaCATGCAGCCGAGGTGGTCGCCGGAGCCAGGGAAGTTCTTCCGGGAGCGCGACCTGATGATGGGCAACCGGATGCCCATGCCGGACATCGCCGACAAGATGCCGCACCGCGCGTTCCTGCCGAGGGACATCGCCGCCAAGATACCGTTCGAGGAGGGCGCCGTGGCGGCGCTGTTCGGGGCGGCGCCGGGCACGGCGATGCGGCAGGCGGTGGCGTCGACGGTGGCCgagtgcgcgcgcgcgcccagCCGCAGGGAGACGAAGCGGTGCGCGACGTCGGCCGAGGATGTGGTGGACTTCGCGGTGGAgatgctgggcggcggcggcggcggcggcggcgtcgcggtgcgCAGCACggagtcggcggcgggcggcgggcgcgacgtCCGGCTGGGCAGGatcgccggcgtcggcggcggcggcgtgacgcGGTCTGTGTCGTGCCACCAGAGCCTGTTCCCGTACCTGGTGTACTACTGCCACTCGGTGCCGCACGTGCGGCTGTACGAGGCCGACATCCTGGACGTGGACTCCAACCGGAAGATCAACCACGGCGTGGCCATCTGCCACCTCGACACGTCGGACTGGAGCCCCAGCCACGGGGCCTTTGTC